The following proteins are encoded in a genomic region of Synergistaceae bacterium:
- a CDS encoding S8 family serine peptidase: MKKFFALSLLLVLASSCAFAEDYVKGDAIVVFSANQPVTRSALRAGGVLHNSVHAAANSVNASVKAAYETLSESDGKIFVHVHSDVLTTEQLINALKQRNDVIAASPNRINKFSKTPNDEFYNELWGLEKINAPQAWDSTTGSQDIYVAVIDSGFYKHPDLTANLAEKYALDFTNTYDNKWDLDEVGHGTHVAGTVGAVGNNNIGVAGVNWNVKIIPFKGI, translated from the coding sequence ATGAAAAAATTTTTTGCTTTATCTTTATTGCTAGTTCTTGCAAGTTCCTGCGCATTTGCTGAAGATTACGTAAAGGGTGATGCTATTGTAGTATTCAGCGCAAATCAACCTGTTACACGTTCGGCACTCAGGGCAGGCGGAGTCCTTCATAATTCAGTACATGCCGCGGCAAATTCCGTTAATGCCTCAGTTAAAGCCGCTTATGAGACTCTTTCTGAATCAGACGGAAAAATTTTCGTTCATGTTCATTCAGACGTGTTGACGACCGAGCAGTTAATTAACGCACTCAAGCAAAGAAATGACGTTATAGCAGCTTCACCGAACAGAATCAATAAATTTTCTAAGACTCCTAATGACGAATTCTATAATGAATTATGGGGACTCGAAAAAATTAACGCGCCTCAAGCATGGGACTCTACAACGGGGAGTCAAGATATTTATGTTGCTGTAATTGACTCGGGATTCTATAAGCACCCTGATTTAACGGCAAATCTCGCAGAAAAATACGCCCTAGATTTCACTAACACATATGATAATAAATGGGATCTTGACGAAGTAGGACACGGGACTCACGTCGCTGGAACTGTCGGAGCAGTCGGCAATAATAATATCGGTGTCGCCGGCGTTAACTGGAACGTGAAAATTATTCCCTTCAAAGGCATTTAA